The following coding sequences are from one Prochlorococcus sp. MIT 0604 window:
- a CDS encoding AAA family ATPase has protein sequence MLIKLKIENIALIEIIEINFEKGLNIITGDSGSGKSLILDSLNALFGGTNIPLKHLIRPGKDFCVIEAIFSSSSQINNWLISNGFELSSSELKIRRKSYKKNNKILSKYSLNNLSINRLSLEKLGRFLIDFAGQSDTFIFDSLDKRRLIIDDLCSQELRSTSERIKSIWGESVALKGLMDEKIESSRKQEENNLAIKQMLKSLEEADLNSSEEILELELSENKLVNNLEINNSIRSSLGNLNNFSHDEPSVTSLINQSIKFLNKTADFDLKIHKFREKLLNIHADVEDLIFLLHSYLQDIENYESNLPEIQKRLFFLKNLERTFSLDLPQLIEKRDQLKTYFQKNDQGNEICTIKAEIENLQSNLNSLYVIQSTERKKIAKQLQSLVMAILSNLGLENANFSIQFSECKPSGDGIDNINFLFSANPDQKLAPLSNVISGGEMSRFLLAIKSSLSKKPNTFFLDEIDNGLSGKSLFSLVELIKQISKNQQVLCITHQPFLAAGGSTHFKVNKNVINGITYTSIQKLITKNQRKNELIELIGGGSSEVNEYASKLLDRPAA, from the coding sequence ATGTTAATAAAATTAAAAATAGAAAATATTGCATTAATTGAAATTATAGAAATTAATTTCGAAAAAGGTTTGAATATCATAACTGGGGATTCAGGTTCAGGAAAATCATTAATTTTGGATTCCCTAAATGCTTTATTTGGTGGAACTAATATACCTCTAAAACATTTAATACGTCCAGGAAAAGATTTTTGCGTTATCGAGGCGATATTTTCTTCTTCTTCCCAAATTAATAATTGGTTAATTAGCAACGGTTTTGAACTAAGTTCATCAGAACTAAAAATTAGAAGAAAATCTTATAAAAAAAATAATAAAATTTTATCCAAATATAGCCTTAATAATTTATCAATTAATAGACTTTCATTAGAAAAACTTGGACGATTTTTAATAGATTTTGCAGGTCAATCTGACACTTTTATCTTTGATTCTTTAGATAAGAGAAGATTAATTATTGATGACTTATGTTCTCAAGAATTAAGAAGCACTAGCGAAAGGATTAAAAGTATATGGGGAGAAAGTGTTGCTTTGAAAGGATTAATGGATGAAAAAATAGAATCTTCTAGAAAACAAGAAGAAAATAACTTGGCGATTAAACAAATGTTAAAGAGTTTAGAAGAAGCTGATTTAAATTCCAGTGAGGAAATTTTAGAATTAGAGTTATCAGAAAATAAACTTGTAAATAATCTAGAAATTAATAACTCAATTAGATCATCCTTAGGAAACCTAAATAATTTCAGTCATGATGAACCATCAGTAACGTCTTTAATTAACCAATCAATAAAATTCTTAAATAAAACAGCAGATTTTGATTTAAAGATTCATAAGTTTAGAGAGAAATTATTAAATATCCATGCTGATGTTGAAGATTTAATTTTTCTTCTACACTCATATTTGCAAGATATAGAAAATTATGAATCTAATCTTCCAGAAATACAAAAAAGATTATTTTTTTTAAAAAACTTGGAGAGAACTTTTTCATTGGATCTACCTCAATTAATTGAAAAACGCGATCAGTTAAAGACGTATTTTCAAAAAAATGATCAAGGTAATGAGATTTGCACTATTAAAGCTGAAATTGAGAATTTACAAAGTAATTTAAATTCTTTATATGTTATTCAATCTACTGAAAGAAAAAAAATTGCTAAACAGTTACAAAGTTTAGTAATGGCGATTTTAAGCAATTTAGGTTTAGAAAATGCAAATTTTTCAATTCAATTTTCCGAATGTAAGCCTTCTGGCGATGGAATTGATAATATAAATTTTTTGTTTTCGGCTAATCCTGATCAGAAGCTCGCTCCATTATCAAATGTTATTTCTGGTGGAGAAATGTCAAGATTTTTGTTAGCTATTAAATCTAGTCTTTCTAAAAAACCAAATACTTTCTTTTTAGACGAAATTGATAACGGTTTAAGTGGTAAATCCCTATTTTCTTTGGTTGAGCTGATAAAACAAATTTCTAAAAATCAACAAGTTTTATGTATTACACATCAGCCTTTCTTAGCTGCAGGAGGATCAACTCATTTTAAAGTTAATAAAAACGTAATTAATGGAATAACCTATACTTCAATTCAAAAACTAATTACAAAAAATCAAAGAAAAAATGAATTAATAGAACTTATCGGCGGAGGTTCTTCTGAAGTAAACGAATATGCTTCTAAACTTCTTGATCGCCCAGCTGCGTAA
- a CDS encoding AarF/ABC1/UbiB kinase family protein yields the protein MKEDFTDFIEVSGLLNYDPDTISRIYKKNPKRLLKRLWQTLIPIFAYIFSIGWDKLTRRLNNETQARFRARELTNLLVELGPAFVKAGQALSTRPDIIPGILLEELSELQDQLPGFDGDKAMELIEEDLGSKIDEIFLEIDKEPISAASLGQVHKAKLKNEDIVAVKVQRPGLREQITLDLYIVRNIAYWLKNNIGLIRSDLVALIDELGKRVFEEMDYLNEAANAEKFRDMHKHNKMIAVPKIYKTITSRRVLTMQWIDGTKLTNLEDVKKLGINPDEMIDIGVQCSLEQLLEHGFFHADPHPGNLLALKDGRLCYLDFGMMSEVSRESRSGLIQAVVHLVNKNFDKLSQDFVKLGFLSEEVNLEPIVPAFQDVFINAVEQGVSKMDFKSVTDDMSGVMYKFPFRLPPYYALIIRSLLTLEGIALSVDPNFKILGAAYPYFARRLMEDPDPQLRESLKEMLFDNKTFKWDRLEDLLSNAAKQTNLDLEKLLDEVINLLFSSKGGFLRNEIVEGLTNQIDLINLKILKSLNNYLPQSIKLNTINENNNLSDLIMYVEPLRNFLDILQKVPGYSIDMFLKRVPRLINEPYTKEMGIKIAKKVTEKGVVRLVKIAAGANI from the coding sequence ATGAAAGAAGATTTTACAGATTTTATTGAAGTATCTGGACTCTTAAATTACGATCCAGATACAATTTCTAGAATTTACAAAAAAAATCCTAAAAGACTTTTAAAAAGACTTTGGCAAACACTCATACCTATTTTTGCCTACATCTTTTCCATCGGGTGGGATAAATTGACTAGAAGATTAAATAATGAAACACAAGCAAGATTTAGAGCAAGAGAATTAACAAATTTGTTAGTAGAACTTGGACCTGCATTCGTTAAAGCAGGTCAAGCTTTATCAACAAGACCAGATATAATTCCAGGGATTCTTCTAGAAGAATTATCTGAATTACAAGATCAACTACCTGGGTTTGATGGCGATAAGGCAATGGAATTAATTGAAGAAGATTTAGGATCTAAAATAGATGAGATTTTTTTAGAAATTGATAAAGAACCAATTTCTGCTGCTTCTCTAGGGCAAGTTCATAAAGCTAAATTAAAAAATGAAGATATCGTTGCAGTAAAAGTACAAAGACCAGGCTTAAGAGAACAAATAACTCTAGATCTTTACATAGTAAGAAATATTGCTTATTGGCTAAAAAACAATATTGGATTAATAAGAAGTGATCTTGTTGCTTTGATTGATGAATTAGGTAAAAGAGTATTTGAAGAGATGGATTATTTAAACGAAGCTGCAAATGCAGAAAAATTTAGAGATATGCATAAACATAATAAAATGATTGCCGTACCAAAAATTTACAAAACAATAACTTCAAGAAGAGTTTTAACAATGCAATGGATAGACGGTACAAAATTAACAAATTTAGAGGACGTAAAAAAATTAGGAATTAATCCTGATGAAATGATTGATATAGGGGTGCAGTGCAGTTTAGAACAACTTTTAGAACATGGTTTTTTTCATGCAGACCCACATCCAGGTAATTTATTAGCTTTAAAAGATGGAAGATTATGTTATCTAGACTTTGGAATGATGAGCGAAGTTTCCAGAGAATCTAGATCAGGATTAATTCAAGCAGTAGTACATTTGGTAAATAAAAACTTCGATAAATTATCTCAAGATTTCGTAAAATTAGGATTTTTATCAGAAGAAGTTAACCTAGAACCTATTGTTCCTGCATTTCAAGATGTTTTCATTAATGCTGTTGAACAAGGAGTTTCGAAAATGGATTTCAAAAGCGTTACAGATGATATGTCTGGTGTTATGTATAAATTCCCTTTCAGACTGCCTCCGTATTATGCACTTATAATTCGGTCATTACTTACATTAGAAGGAATAGCTTTAAGCGTAGATCCAAACTTCAAAATATTAGGCGCAGCTTATCCATATTTTGCAAGAAGATTAATGGAAGACCCTGATCCACAATTAAGAGAGAGCCTTAAAGAAATGCTCTTTGATAATAAAACATTCAAATGGGACCGTTTAGAAGATTTGCTTTCTAACGCTGCAAAACAAACAAATCTCGATTTAGAAAAACTTTTAGACGAAGTGATAAATCTTCTCTTTTCTTCAAAAGGAGGATTTCTCAGAAATGAAATAGTTGAAGGTTTAACAAATCAAATAGATTTAATTAATCTTAAGATATTAAAAAGTCTGAATAACTATCTTCCACAATCAATAAAGTTAAATACTATTAACGAAAATAACAACTTAAGTGATCTTATAATGTATGTAGAGCCATTGAGAAACTTTTTAGATATTTTACAAAAAGTACCT